TTTCTCTGCCATAGTAAGTCTTCTTCCTAAACCAAAGGTATAAAATCTGTTCGCCTATTGGCAGAGAGTATCTTATTTTTTAGATATATCTCTGTGGCCAGAGTTATTTTTTGGCCGGCAGATGCGATAGAAATTGGCAATACTGACAATTGTCACCTCCACTCCCACTTTCTTTTATTTACTTTGTCGCAGGTTTTCATTGAATCTTACACTCTTTCTGAAAAATATATGGCAGATCCTATCTTTAAGCCTGAGGTGTTAGAAATGCTAAGCAGGCTGGAGCAGAAATACCAACCCCTGGGCCAGGACCTGGCCTCTTACCTGGAGGGCTTGCTGTATTCAGACTTTCTCAACTACTGGGACTACATTCACCTGGACACCCTGCTGAGCCTGCAGAACCCCAGAACCAAAATCCCCGATGAGGAGATCTTCATCATGTACCACCAGATCACCGAGCTGTATTTCAAGCTCTGCCTGCATGAGTACACCCAGATTGGCCAGGACCCTGCGCCCACCGCCGCCATGCTCACCATGCGCGTGGGCCGCATCAACCGGTATTTTGAAAACCTCATCAATTCTTTTGAGGTGATGGTAGACGGCATGGACCAGAAAGAATTCCTCAAGTTTAGGATGGCGCTCATGCCGGCCAGTGGTTTCCAGAGCGTGCAGTACCGCATGATAGAGATCAGCTCCACGGACTTGCGCAACCTCACCGACAAAGCCCGCCGCGAGGCCCTGGGCCTGCAGACTACCCATGAGGAAATGTTTGGCTGCATCTACTGGAAAGAAGGTGCCACAGAAGCTGCCACTGGTGCCAAGACGCTCACCCTCCTGCAATTTGAGGACAAGTATTCTGAGCAGCTAATTGCCCATGCCCGCGAGTACCAGCACAAAAACATACTTTCTGTGTTCAAGCGCCTGTCTACAGAAGAGCAACAAAACGAAAAACTGATTAGCCACCTCAAGGAACTGGACAGCAACGTGAACGTGAACTGGCCGCTCATGCACTACAAATCTGCCGTGCGCTACTTGCAACGCGACCCAGACGTAATTGCGGCCACCGGCGGCACCAACTGGCAAAAGTATTTGCCTCCCAAATTCCAGAAGCGCATCTTCTACCCTAATCTCTGGACCCAGGAAGAAATGGACAACTGGGGCAAAGGCTGGGTCAACAGCATCATTGGCGAAGTAGATTAAATTTGGAGATTTGAAGATTTGGAAATTTGAAGATGTGCTATCTTCTGTCTGTGATGGAAGGTTTTGCATTGAGTAAGTAGCTCCCGCCCTTGTTGCGTGTTATCATCAACAAGAGCAATGCCGCTTCAAATTCTCTACGCTCATTTCCATTTAAAATAAGCTCATCGGCTTTACCTAAACTTGAAATTCGTTTTTGGCCTGTTTTCTGGGAAAGAGGCTAAAAACGAATTTTCTTTTTGTGCCGTCTGTTATGCTGGCTGCCGTATCTTTGCGGTAAAAATGCGGCTATAAAAAGCACCGTTTACAGATAACACTTTAAGGCTAACTACCTTACCTGTATTTATGAAGAAAGAACTTGACGTGGTCCTGGCCCCAGAGGTGGCCTATGATCCTGCCCTCCTGAACCAGGAACTGTTGCAACTGGCCGGTCTTACCCCAGAAGAACCATCGGCGTACATCCATAAAATTAAGCGCTCCATTGACGCCCGTGGCCGCCAGGTACAGGTAAAAGTAAGAGCAGATGTGTATGCCCAGGCCCCCGATGTATCTCAACTCATTCCCACCCATCCCTACCCAGAATTAAAGCCAGACGCCAAGCGGGTTCTGATAGTTGGTGCCGGTTCGGCGGGTTTGTTTGCGGCTTTGCGGTGTGTACAGCTGGGATTGAAACCGGTGGTCTTGGAAAGAGGCAAAGACGTGCGCGCCCGAAGACGTGATTTGGCGGCCATCAACAAAGACCACGTTGTCAACCCAGACTCTAATTATTGTTTTGGAGAAGGCGGGGCGGGAACCTACTCAGACGGCAAGCTGTACACAAGGTCCAAAAAACGGGGAGATGTGCAGCGCATCCTACAAATTCTAGTGCAGCACGGCGCCACCCAGGATATTCTCTTTGACGCCCATCCGCATATTGGCACCAACAAACTTCCCATTTTGATTTCTCAGATTCGGGAAACCATTCTCCAGGCCGGCGGCGAAATCCATTTTGACACCCGCGTCACAGACTTTATAGTGGAAGGCAAACAGATGCGGGGTGTGCACACGGCCACCGGTCAAACCTTTGAAGGCGAGGCCGTGATTCTGGCCACCGGCCACTCGGCCCGTGATATTTACGAACTGCTGCACGCCAAAAACATTCTCATTGAGGCCAAGCCGTTTGCCATGGGCGTGCGCGTGGAGCATCAGCAGAGTTTGATAGACGGCATCCAGTACCACTGCAATGGTGACCGCGGAAACTATTTACCGGCAGCCAGTTATGCCTTGGTGCAACAGGTAGATTACAAGGGACAGCAGCGCGGCGTTTTCTCGTTTTGCATGTGCCCTGGCGGGTTCATCGTGCCTTCGGCTACCGCTCCCGGCGAGGTGGTGGTGAACGGCATGTCGCCTAGCCGCCGCGATTCTAAGTTTGCCAACTCGGGTATTGTAGTGGCCATAAACCTGGAAGACATGGACCTGAAAAACCACGGTGCCTTGGCGGGCCTCAGGTTACAGCAAATCATGGAACAAAGAGCCTGTGCCGTGGCGGGTGGAACCCAGGTGGCGCCGGCCCAACGCCTGCAGGACTTCGTGAAAGGAAAAGTTTCTTCTTCTTTGTTAGAGACTTCTTACCAACCCGGTTTGGCCAGTGTAGACATGCTGGACGTTTTGCCTCCTATGATTGGACAGCGGTTGCGGGGTGGTTTTCAGGAGTTCGGGTACAAGATGCGGGGCTACCTCACCAATGAAGCGCAGATTGTGGGCGTTGAGAGCAGGACTTCCTCGCCGGTACGCATTCCTAGAGATAAAGAAACATTGCAGCATCCGCAGATTCAGAACCTGTTCCCGTGTGCCGAAGGTGCGGGGTATGCCGGGGGCATTGTGTCTGCCGCCATGGACGGGGAACGCTGCGCCGAGCAGGTGGCCTTGCTCATTCAACGCTAACCCAAGGTGCCGTAAGCAAGTATAAGCTCATAGGTCGTTTTTGACCTGTTTTCTGGAAAATAACCGAAAAACGATGAAAAAGACAGTTGTAATAGGCGCTTCAGATAATCCGTCTAGGTTCAGTTACCGGGCGGTGCACCAGCTAAAGAACTATGGTCATGAGGTTGTGCCCGTGGGCATCAGAAAAGGCGAAGTGGCGGGTTTGCCCATCTCCTTGGACAAGCCCTCAGTAGACGAAGTAGACACCGTGACCATGTACGTGGGGCCGCAGAACCAGCCCAGTTGGTATGACTATATTCTCTCCCTCAAACCCAAGCGCATCATCTTTAATCCGGGCACCGAGAATTATGAATTTGAAAAAAAGGCGCAGGAGCAGAACATAGAAACCCTGCACGCCTGTACGCTGGTCATGCTCTCCGTCGGAAATTACTAAGCAAAGTATTTGCTGCCAAGGCAGGGTATTTATTCAAGAGGTCGTTTTTAGGTTGTTTTAGAGAAAACAGCCTAAAAACGACCTCTTCCATTTTACAGGCTTCAAGAAAGCCAACCACTCAAAAGGAAGAGAGTTAAGATTTTATCCTGCGGATTGGGAAAATTAGGTATCCAATCCTCCCCTTTCACCTTTAATATGATTCCGGGCATTTTTCCTTTTTGCGAAAAGACTACTTCTTCAACTTCGGGAAGACGTTTCACTTGCAGGTGGCTGCAAAAGAAAAGCAGAAGTAAAAACTACTTAAAAAGTAGGCCTACTTCTGCTTCTAAACTTTAAGGTTGTTTTTGGCTTGTTTTCCAGGAAATACGCCAAAAACGACCTTCTTTTTTTAACCTGGTTTA
The nucleotide sequence above comes from Nibribacter ruber. Encoded proteins:
- a CDS encoding NAD(P)/FAD-dependent oxidoreductase is translated as MKKELDVVLAPEVAYDPALLNQELLQLAGLTPEEPSAYIHKIKRSIDARGRQVQVKVRADVYAQAPDVSQLIPTHPYPELKPDAKRVLIVGAGSAGLFAALRCVQLGLKPVVLERGKDVRARRRDLAAINKDHVVNPDSNYCFGEGGAGTYSDGKLYTRSKKRGDVQRILQILVQHGATQDILFDAHPHIGTNKLPILISQIRETILQAGGEIHFDTRVTDFIVEGKQMRGVHTATGQTFEGEAVILATGHSARDIYELLHAKNILIEAKPFAMGVRVEHQQSLIDGIQYHCNGDRGNYLPAASYALVQQVDYKGQQRGVFSFCMCPGGFIVPSATAPGEVVVNGMSPSRRDSKFANSGIVVAINLEDMDLKNHGALAGLRLQQIMEQRACAVAGGTQVAPAQRLQDFVKGKVSSSLLETSYQPGLASVDMLDVLPPMIGQRLRGGFQEFGYKMRGYLTNEAQIVGVESRTSSPVRIPRDKETLQHPQIQNLFPCAEGAGYAGGIVSAAMDGERCAEQVALLIQR
- a CDS encoding tryptophan 2,3-dioxygenase family protein; its protein translation is MADPIFKPEVLEMLSRLEQKYQPLGQDLASYLEGLLYSDFLNYWDYIHLDTLLSLQNPRTKIPDEEIFIMYHQITELYFKLCLHEYTQIGQDPAPTAAMLTMRVGRINRYFENLINSFEVMVDGMDQKEFLKFRMALMPASGFQSVQYRMIEISSTDLRNLTDKARREALGLQTTHEEMFGCIYWKEGATEAATGAKTLTLLQFEDKYSEQLIAHAREYQHKNILSVFKRLSTEEQQNEKLISHLKELDSNVNVNWPLMHYKSAVRYLQRDPDVIAATGGTNWQKYLPPKFQKRIFYPNLWTQEEMDNWGKGWVNSIIGEVD
- a CDS encoding CoA-binding protein; this encodes MKKTVVIGASDNPSRFSYRAVHQLKNYGHEVVPVGIRKGEVAGLPISLDKPSVDEVDTVTMYVGPQNQPSWYDYILSLKPKRIIFNPGTENYEFEKKAQEQNIETLHACTLVMLSVGNY